In Carya illinoinensis cultivar Pawnee chromosome 16, C.illinoinensisPawnee_v1, whole genome shotgun sequence, a single window of DNA contains:
- the LOC122299261 gene encoding uncharacterized protein LOC122299261 isoform X2, with protein MISLGEEHVAYRHLDFPLMKLSVVGGRPFSCGGEQIFRKRLLSARYGVQDMDGSAKRIYEAVLRVPEGHIVVLLAHNGPTGLGSNVDDICGKDWVFGGGDHGDPDLAQAISLLKETGKFSIRVVVFGHMHKELAYRNGLRKMIVVGADNTIYLNGAIVPRVKRLIDEQGTADRSFMNNETPPTPESIGTKRAFTLVEILDGTVDKIAEIWVSVVGDKTALEEEHVLFKRGS; from the exons ATGATCAGTCTTGGTGAGGAGCACGTAGCTTATCGGCATTTAGACTTTCCTCTGATGAAATTAAGTGTCGTGGGTGGACGGCCATTTTCTTGTGGAGGAGAGCAGATCTTTCGGAAAAGGCTTCTGTCTGCAAG ATATGGAGTCCAAGACATGGATGGAAGTGCTAAGAGAATTTATGAAGCTGTTTTGCGCGTGCCAGAGGGTCATATAGTTGTATTGCTTGCACACAATGGCCCAACAG GTCTGGGTTCTAATGTGGATGACATCTGTGGAAAAGATTGGGTCTTTGGGGGAGGTGACCATGGTGATCCTG ATCTAGCACAAGCCATATCCCTCCTAAAAGAGACTGGCAAGTTCTCTATCCGTGTGGTTGTGTTTGGTCACATGCATAAAGAGCTGGCTTATCGAAATGGTCTTCGCAAGATGATTGTGGTTGGTGCTGACAACACTATATACCTGAATGGGGCCATTGTTCCTAGGGTTAAAAGATTGATCGATGAACAAGGAACTGCTGACCGAAGCTTCATGAATAATGAAACCCCTCCAACGCCGGAGTCTATTGGCACAAAGCGAGCCTTCACTTTGGTAGAAATCTTGGACGGAACAGTGGATAAAATTGCAGAAATTTGGGTTTCAGTTGTTGGAGATAAGACTGCATTAGAAGAAgagcatgttttatttaaaagggGCAGTTAG